Sequence from the Verrucomicrobiia bacterium genome:
CATCGGTCGGTGGCGGTACCAGCACGTGGCAGTTCATTTTTCCCGGTTTCTCGATCAACTCCGATGGCGACATTCATGTCAATATGGCGATCGCCGCCAACGGCACGGGATCCACCAGTGGCAACCAGAGTGAATCGCCGATTGTCCCCGAAGTGATTAACGCCACGAGCGCCCAGCTTACGACCATTGATTCGCTGAGCAGCTCGCAAGCCGTCGTGCGGGGGATTTTCCGCTGGTATTCCGAGCATCAGGGCGAACGAAAATATGAAATCCATCCCGCGACCGAACTGCTCAAGTGGAATGGGAGCGCGTTCGTGCTGACCAACGACTACCGGCCAAACATCAAGTTCGACAACGGCAACACTACGCAGTCCACCCAGCACATGGTCACCACGTTTGATGGATCCGACGTGATGACCGCCGCGGTGATGGTGGCGGACAGCACCAAGGTCGTGTTCACGTACCCGAGCCCGCGGTTTAACTATTGCATTTACGACGGCGTCACCCTGTCCGCCTTGACGAACGATTTCGTTAGCAAGTATTTCCTGTTAAAGCCCAATCTGGTACCGACTGCGGTCATCCGCTGCCGGATCGTGACCAATACCATCGCGGCATCTGTCGCGGCCGGATTGGTGTCCAACCAGACCCTCACCGTCAATGCTCTGACGCGCTGCGACTTGCTCGGGGTCTCGAACAAGATCGCCGGATTGACGGCGGGCCAGACCAACGTTTTCACGTGGCCGGTTGAATTTATCACGTTGAACATCACCAATCTCGGGGTGGTGTCATCGCCGGTGGCAATTTTCAGCGGCAGTCCTACGAACGGTACCGAGCCATTAGCGGTGACCTTCACTGACACATCAACCGGCAGCATCACCAATCGATTCTGGGATTTTGGCGACGGCGTCACGACCAACGTCACGACGACCACCGTGCTTCACACGTATGCCGCCGGCACGAACACCGTGAAGCTGGTGGTCAGTGGTTCCACAGGTGTCAGCACCAATACCAAGCCGAATTACATCACGGTATTGACAGCGTTCCAGGCCTGGCAGGTCCAGTACTTTGGCAGCACGACCAACCCCGCGGCAGCGGCCGATGCCGACGCGGATGGCGATGGGATGTCCAACATGCAGGAGTTCCTCACCGGTACCGATCCTACCAATGGCAGCTCGGCGTTTCGCATCACCAGCGTGGTGCGGACCGGCAGTGATGTTCTGGTCACGTGGATGACGGGACTCGGCCGAACCAATGCGTTGCAGTCCACGACTGGCACGGGCGGTGGCAGTTATAACACGAATGGCTTCACCGCGATCTTCACCGTCACGAATACCACTAGCACGGTCACTAACCGTCTCGATCCCAACGCCGCTACGAATTTCCCCTCACTCTTCTACCGTGTCCGACTTGTGCCCTAATAGAGGAGGGCGACGATACCCGGCTCGGTAACCTGCCGAATTATAATGAACCAAGGCCGCTCAGTGGCTGCGTTCTGCGGCCTTTTGAGGAAAAATCAGAACGCAAGCGACGATTAACACCAGAAGAACGGCCGAGGCGGAGTAGCGGCTCAGGGCGAGGCCGCCATTGGCAACGGGTTTGTCGAGGAGGTCGCCGAAGACAGCGCCGAGGGGCCGGGTGAGAATGAAGGCGGCCCAAAAGAGCACGGTGTGCGATATCTTCGTCCAGTAGTAGGCGACAGCGACGAGGGCCAGGAGTGTGCTGAACAACACAGCACCTCCGCCGTAGCCGAGTCCGGCCGTATCGGCTGCCCAATCGCCCAGGGCAGTGCCCAGGGTCTGGGAAAACATGATCGTTACCCAGTAAAACATTTCGGCTTTTGGAGAAACGATCGTGCTTATTGACACTGAACCGAGAGTGCGATGCCAAACGAACAGGGAACCCATGAGCAGCGCGAAGAGAAGAGTCGAGCCGCCCGCATAACCGATTCCCAGGGAACGGTCGGCGAAATCGGCCAGCGTTGTGCCGACGGTTGTTGTGGCGATGATCGTGGCCCAGTAAAGGAAGGGGTGAAACCGCCTGGCGTAAATTTGGGTAATGACCGCAGCGATGAAAACCACGGCGAAAATCCCCGTGGCGACCAGATAACCGAGGTTCATCGACATCGAAACCGCGTCGCCGCCCGTCTCCCCGAGGGTGGTTGCGGAGATCTTGATGATCCAAAAGAGAAGCGTGACAGCGGGGACCTTGGTCAGAACCTCTTCTTTGGTGACCGTCATTGGTTTCTGACTGTCAATTGTGCCGGTATCATGCATTTGGCATTGTACGGTACGCGTGTCCACGTTACCAAATCATTATCGGAAGTAAACTCGACAACGCTTGCGGGTGGGGCGACGGTGTTGAAAAGGTTTTATTGGTTTGATGTGATGACGTGATTTCGTGCGTGAAGATCGCCGGGGCCAAAGGAGTCTGCAAGGTGGCGGGCGATGTGTTCAGTGAGCCACTGGCGCGGATTGCGGTGGGGTGAGGGGAATGGTTGGGCGTGGTAGCAAGCGGCTGAGAAATTTTGCAAGCGAGTAGCCGAGGCCCGCTCCTGCCAAAGAGCCGAGAGTAAAGCTCGCGAATGGGCCGATGAACATTGCCCGCAAGACCTGATCCATGTCCAAATGAAGGCCAGCAACATGGCAGAATCCTAAGAGAGCGCCCCAGCCGGCGACTGCGGCGCAGAGAGGCATTAGCGACAAGTAGGGCACGATGCGTCTCAACGACTGGACGAAGAACGCCAGAAAAGACAGAAAGACACCCACCACCAATCCGGCGTGCACGGCAAACATCGCAGCCATGCAAGAGAACATGGCGACCGGAACCGCAATACCCCAAGCGTATCCCTGAAAGTGCTCCATGATTCTTCGTCCAAATGACCGGACTCCATTAAACTCCTAACGGAAGAGTAAGTGAAGCACAATGGGAATCCCCCGCAGCATGATCGCCAAAGCGGAAGGCGTCGGCTAGGTGGCGGGCGAAGTGGTCAGCGAAATGTGTCCAGAGTATTGAGTTGACCCCGATGACTATGACCCCGATGACTACCGATAACGGTTGCCAATTCTCGCCTGTTCATGATTAAACGCCTGGTGAGACTGCGAGGAAAGCACAGAAGACTGTCCCCACACCGGATGGTCTGCGAACCTTGCGCTTTGAACTTTCTAATGTGTAGTATCTCCACTCGTTAGCTGGACGCAAAGACTGAGATGGCAAATTCACACGAAATTGTTCTCGAGGCAGCGACATTGGCTGACGCCACGTTGCTATCGAATCTTCTTGAGTTGTACATTCACGACCTCAGTGAGGCATTCCCCAGCATCGAGCTAAAACCAGACGGGCGCTTCGGGTATGGCAAGCTTGCGCTTTATTGGTCAGAGCCCGAGCGCTATTTCCCGTTCCTCATCAAATGCGACGCCCGTGTCGTGGGATTCGCCCTGGCCACACGTGGCTCGCCGGCGACGGATGACCCGAATGTATTCGATGTCGCCGAGTTCTTCGTGATTCGTCGCTACCGGCGCTCGGGCGTGGGCCAGCGCGCCGTCGCCCTTCTTTGGAATCGCCTTCCGGGCCGATGGATCGTTCGAGTTTCCGAGGGAAACCCAAGTGCGCTTGCGTTTTGGATGAGCGCCGTCGCAAAGTTCACGGGTGGCGCAGCGACAGAGTTCAAGCGTCCTGGAAATCCGCATGCATGGCGTGTGTTTTCTTTTGCGACCGGCTAACATCGTGTTGCAGCGGACGTGGCAATAGCATGTTGTCAACCTTGAGAACCACAGGCGCATATCGCCCCGGCAAAAAGACAACCGAGTTTGTCACATAACTAATGTTAGGCAACAAATGAGTGAAACTGCCCTCGGTCAAATCAGCTCTCGCGTTTATTGGATGCCGCCCGCCAAGCCGGATCGCCCATCCTTGTGCGCAGTCGTCGGCACGAATGACATATTGATGCTGGATGCTGGCGCTTCAGACGCTCATGCACGCCTGTTCCTCGACCAACTGACTGCGCAGGGAATCTCGCCGCCCACCTATGTCGCGCTTACACACTGGCACTGGGATCACGTATTCGGCGCGGCCGAAATCGGCGCACCGGTCATTGCCCAGAGCCTGACTGCCAAGAAGCTCGCGGAACTGGCAACTCTGGATTGGAGCGATGCAGGGCTTGAAGAGCAGATCGCGCTTGGCGAACAAACTGCCGCAGGTGCGGAGAACATCAAAGCGGAATTGCCCGCGCCTCGAACCATACGCATCGCCGAACCTGGCATCATCTTTTGCGATTCGCTGGAATTGCGATTGGGCGCCGTGACATGCCAGATTGAGCATGTCGGTGGCGATCACGCGGCGGATTCGTCGGTCATGTTCATCCTGCCGGATCGCGTGCTATTTTTGGGCGACTGCCTGTGTGACGCCGTTGATGGGTCCAAACGCTATTACACTGCCCAGCAATTGCTCCCGCTACTCGACACACTGCAAGCCTTCGATGCCGCCTATTATGTGGGAGGGCACGACTCCACGGTAGCGACGCGGGCGGAGTTCACCAAGCACACCGATAAAATGCGACAGGCTGCGAAGTTGGTCGAGGCGTTCGGCGCGGGTGAGGGGAAGGTCTTTGCAGCGGCTGAAGCGGAGACCGGACAACCCCTGGACGAGGATACCGCCTATTTCTTGCGCGCCCTGATTGCCGGAGCCGAAGGAGTCGGCAAGGTGGCGGGCGGAATGGCTAGATAACGTCCATACTATCTATGGAGTTATGTCAAACCGATAGAACCTTTGTGGTCCGATGGCGCTGCCGGAATTGGTCAAGGTCAGCAGAGCGCCGAGGCTGTTGGTGACGGAAACGCCGGGGACGTTGATCCAATTGGTCGGATTCATGGAATTGCTAAACTGCAATTGGTAGGTCTCGCAGGCTACCGAGGGGATGGAGAAGGCTACGTCAGCGCCGGTAACCTGAACTGCGGAGATCTGATTGGCTGGCGGATTGAGAGGAACCGTCAATTTAAATACCGTGCCACAGCCGCCGGGACAGTTCGTGCTCGCACCGCCGTTCCCGGTCGTCCCGTAGAAAATGCCATCGCTCCCCTGCACCAGTCCGGGGGGAGAGGGAGAAAAGGAGCCGAGTGCCAAGCTGGCGAGGGAACAAAGAACCGTCTCGGTCCCGTTGGGACTGAACCGAAAAACGGTGCCCACGTTGCTCGTCCCCCCGTAGTAGGTCGTTCCGTAAAAATTCCCATCGCTACCCTGCACCGGCACGCCCAGCGGGACCAGGCCATCGTTAGGAGTTCCGCCAAAGGAGTACAGATTGGAATAGCTGCCGGTGAGAGTGATGCAAAACACGGTTCCGTTGCTGTACGTCCCGCCCTGGGCGGTGGTCCCATAGAGCTTGCCGTTGCTACCCCGCACCAAGCCATTTGGGGCGGTACCATCGATGGAGGAGGCGCCAAAGGAGTACAGACTCGTGTACGTGCCGCTGGTAGTAATCCGAAATACACTGCCTTGGCCGTTTGACCCGCCGCGGAAGGTCGTGCCGTAGAGATAGCCGTCGCCGCCCAGTACCAGCGCAGGTTGTGAATACAACCCACTACCGATCCCAGTGTCCAAGATGGAACAGAGAGTGGTGTAAGTGCCGCTGGGAGTAATCTGGAACGCCGTGCCGTGGGTGCCGAAAGTCCCGCCATTGTCGGTTGTCCCGTAGAAATTGCCGTCGCTGGCCTGTATCAGTGGGCTACACGGAGCAGACGCAGGGGTGGGAGAGTGAACCAGAGAATAGAGCATGGTGTAGGTGCCACTCGGGCTGATCCGGAATATTGTGCCCAAGTTGTTCGACCCGCCGACGGGGGTTGTCCCATAGAAATTGCCGTCGCTCGCCTGCATGAGTCCGGCGAATGGCTCCATCCCATCGGAGGAACCGCCAAAAGAGTGGAGATTCGTCTCATTGCCGTCGGGACTGATCCGAAACACTGTGCCGTAGTCGTTCGTTCCGCCCAACCTGGTCGTTCCGTAAAAATTGCCGTCGCTACCCTGGATCAGCGCATTCGGTCTGAACCCATCGTTCGGGGGACCGCTAAAAGAATAGAGAGTGGCCAAGGTTTGTGCGCCGGCGTTGGATGGCGAAGCAGCCAGAACCAGCAAACTTAAGGGAATGATTAAGAGGAATGTTTTCCCCGCAGCCAACCCGACATGAATCGATTTGTTCATAACCGACGCCGCCGATAAAGCATGGATAACATTTGGGCGGTTGCAAGTCGAGTGTTTCCCAAGGTATTTGGGAAGTTTTGAGTTGATGCTGTAAGGCCGTTGAGCCTGGAGGCGAGGCATTGCAGATAACGAAAAGCGGACTGACCCCTTTTCGGACGAGGATGCCGCCTATTTCTTGCGCGCCCTGATTGCCGGGCTTGCCCCTTAAAAGCAAAGGCCTAAACCTCTAATTCAATCGCCGCGAAAGCAAAAATCGGGTTTGCACTCAAATCGGGAGACTTGGTTCCCCGCTTTGGACGGTTTGAGAACCTTGCGGTTTGAGCTTCCGACGGTTACCGCCAAGAAACTACCTGTTATGTAAGATACTCCATTCAAGGATGGCTCGGTCACCTCGTCTAATAGCATATCCCGAAATGAAAGCCACTGGTTGATAGGTGTTTTTGTCGAATGCAATTGACGTGGCGTAAAAGAACCAACCATCCTGTTCGGTTACCGCGTATACAGTGCCCCGATAAATCTTTTGGACTTCAGGGAGCCCTTGTTGTAAGGAAGAAATCGTTGCTTCAGTTTCTCCAACGATCTTGGCAGTTCCTGCCGTCAATTGCTCCATCGTGCTGTTCGCTACCACCGGATACTCCGGATTGGTGACGACAACTGGCGCGCTCCTAGTGAAAGGATTCAACATTGCCGCCACCTGATGATGATCATCAACTTTGCTACTGGGATAACTACTGCACCCAGTGGCAAGCGCCCCAAGCCCTGCAAGCATGGCACAGATGTGTCGCATACGAGTCACTATTCCTTCCTTAGGTGTTAAGTGTAGATACCCGATTAAACCCTTGAGAACACTGCGAGGAAAGCACAAAAAGGACTCCCCACGTAAGACTCGAACCCGCCTCGGCGTGTTCCCGGGGTGGGGATGATCGGGCCCAAGAATTGAAGTGAGTCGTCGATCAGAATGCGCTCAGGCCACGATCCGGTCGCGGAGGCCGCCGTAGGCGAAGGTGCGGGCCAACTCTTTGGCGTACATGCTCTGCGGGAAGCCGAGTTCGATCTGGCTGGACTCGTCGAGGGTCTTTAGTTGGTCAGCGGAGAGAGTCAGGTCGAGGCTGGCGAGGTTGTTCTGCAACTGGGAGAGCTTGCGCGCGCCGATGATGGGGACGACGGGGACGGGGCGGTGGCGGAGCCACGCGAGCGCGACTTGCGCCAGGCTGCGACTGGTCTGATCGGCTACTTTCTTGACGGCGACGACGACGCGGTCGGCGCGTTCTTGCTCTGGCATGAATTGCTTCATCATGTCGGTGTTCATTCGTGCCTGTTCGGACGACCCGTGGCCGTGGTACTTGCCGGTCAACACGCCACCGGCCAGTGGTGACCAAGCGGTCACGCCGATGTTTAACGCCTTAGCTACCGGGATCAACTCGCGTTCGACCGTTCGCTCAATCAGGCTGTATTCGATCTGCATTGCGATGAAGGATGACCAGCCGCGCAGATGGGCGAGGGTGTTCGCTTGCGCGATCCACCACGCGGGGGCGTCCGAGATGCCGACGTAGAGCACCTTGCCGGCGCGAACCAGGTCATCGAGTCCGCGCATGACCTCTTCGACGGGCGTGATCTGGTCCCAGATGTGGACCCAGTAGAGATCGATATAGTCGGTCTGCAGACGTTTGAGGCTCGCGTCCACGGACTGCATCATGCTCTTGCGGTGGTTGCCGGCGGCGTTCGGGTCGGTGCCGGGAGCGGCGTTGGTGTATTTGGTGGCCAGCACCACGCTTTGGCGGTGGCCTTTCATGAACTCGCCGAGGAACGATTCGCTCGTGCCGTTCGTGTACAGGTTGGCGGTGTCGATGAAATTGCCCCCGGCCTCGCGGAAGGCGTCGTACACTTTTCGTGAGACGTCCCTGGCGGCGCCCCAGCCCCAGTCATCGCCGAAGGTCATGGTGCCGAGAGCTGCTTCTGAAACTCGAAGTCCGCTGTTGCCCAAAAGTCTGTATCGCATAGGAATCGCCTTTCTACGTTGTGCGGGGAGGTTCGCCTTTGGCCTTGGGTGCGCCGCCTCCCGGGCTGTTGGAATATTGTTTAGGGTTTCGCGTGAATCAAGCGGGGAAATTGAGATGGCGCTGGCCGACACGACATGCCACACAACGCAACAGCGGTATACCTATACGGCAGGCATCCCGCCCTACAATGGAACATGAACCGCTGTATCGCTAATCGATAATTTTGCTGGACATGAGGTTGGCGGGCGGGTATAGTCGGGGGAACTGATGAACACTTCCTCCTTTGCTGCTGCTACGGCGGACACGCAACGTTCAACCCTTCGTCGCGAGGACGCTTCCGCTTCCGCCTTCGCCAAGGCTATGGCGGATGCGTTCCTGTACGGAACGCGAAAGAAATGTGCCATTCTACCAAACGAACCCACCGATTGTGGGACGGAAAACAGCAGTTATCGGTTTGCGATACAATGGGTTACACGATAAAAATCTACCGGAAAACGGTGGGTTTGTTTTCCAAAACGAACCCACCGTGACGGGGTTTTGAGAGAGTAAACGAGGGGAGTTGGGTGGTTTTTGTGTTCGTTTGGGCACTATGGAGACGTGCTGTCGATTTATGTGCGCGGTCGGGAGACCGGCGCACAATAGGAGGGCGGCACGACAGAGATGCTTCGACAAGCTCAGCATGACAGGCGGGAGGAAACCGAAGCGGCAACCGGGCCGGTTGCCCTACAATTCGGAGGGAAAGGCTGGCATTGACCTAATGAATGAGTTGCGGTACAAGTGCGGCGGGGAGTTCTGATGGCATTGCCCCAAGCGATGAGGTTTTGCCGTGAAGTTACATCGTGTGGCACCTCGCAGACTCGGCTTCCAAAGCTCACTTTAGTATGACGGTAAAGATTCATCTTACTGCGATTGTTGATTCTCATGCCGAGATTGGTGGCGGCTGTGAGATTGGGCCGTATTGCGTCGTGGGGGCGAACGTGAAGCTGGGGGAGGGGTGCCGGCTGCATTCGCATGTGGTGATGGATGGGCTGACGACGATCGGGGCGCGGTGCGAGTTTTTTCCGTTTGCAAGCATCGGGTTGAAGACGCAGGACCTGAAATATTCTGGGGGGAAAACTTACCTGGAAATCGGGTCGGACAACGTCTTTCGGGAGCATGTGACGGTGCATACGGCGACGGGGGACGGACTGTATACGCGGATCGGGTCGCACAACAATTTCTTAGCGTATTCGCATGTGGCGCATGACTGCATTGTTGGTAACCATGTGATCTTCAGCAACAACGGGACTCTGGCGGGACATGTTGTGGTGGAAGACTTTGCGATTGTTGGAGGACTGGCGGCGATTCATCAATTTTGTCGGATTGGCACGATGTCGATCATTGGCGGGTGCGCCAAGGTGGTGCAGGATGTGCCGCCGTATATGATGGCCGATGGCAACCCGGCGGAGACGCGCGGGGTCAATAAAGTGGGGATGGAACGCAACGGGGTACCGGAAGAGGCCCAGCGGTCGCTTCGGGAGGCCTTTAAAATATTGTGTCGAGCGGGGTTGACAGTGAGCAATGCCTTGGATAAGATACAGTCAGAACTTCCGCCCAGCCACGAGCTGGAGCATTTCATCGACTTCTGTCGCAAGTCTGAACGCGGAATAGCCCGATAGGCACTAAAGCAACACTCTTTCATGGCGAAGTTGAGTCGTAAGCCGATTCACGATCTGGAGCGCATTATTGAGTTTGACCTGGTGCGCGCGACGGAAGCTGCTGCGTTGAACGCCTCGCAGTGGATGGGGAAGGGCGACAAGAACGCCGCGGACCAGGCGGCGTGCGATGCGATACGCGGTATGTTCGATTTGATACCGTGTTGCGGCGAAGTGGTCATCGGCGAGGGTATCAAGGATGAGGCGCCGGGGATTTTTCTTGGCGAACACCTTGGGACCTGGGAACCGGGAGTCGTGCCGCTGGACATTGCGGTGGATCCCGTGGACGGCACGACGAACATTTCGAAGGGATTGCCGAATGTGATTTCCGTGCTGGCGGCGGGTAGCGCGTTTGACGGTTTGGGCAAGGCGCTGAAGAATTTGCCGAGCTTTTATTGCGAGAAGCTGGCGTACGGGCCGCGGGTGCGGAATTACATGCTCAAGACGGGAGTCGAGCAGGTGAAGCTGGAAGCGCCGGTCGAGGAGAACGTGCTGCTGGTCGCGAAGATCCTGAATGTGCCGGTGCACGAGTTGACCATTACGATGCTCGACCGACCACGGCATGAGGAGTTGGTCCAGCGGATCCGCAAAGTCGGCGCGCGGTTGCGGATGATTGGCGATGGGGACGTGGCGGGCGCTATCGCGCCGAGCCTGCCCGATAGCGGCACGGATTTGTACGTGGGCGTCGGCGGGTCGCCCGAAGCGGTGTTGGCAGCGACGGCGTTGCGATGCTTGGGCGGCGACATGCAGGTGAGAATGTGGCCGCGCGACGAAACCGAGCGGAAGCAATTGATCAAGGCAGGATTGGAAGAGGAACTCAACAAAGTGTACTACGCAGAGGACCTTGCGCAGGGGGATGGTATCATGTTTTGCGCGACGGGTATCAGTGACAGCCCGTTGCTGCCGGGCGTGCGGTTCATCGGCCACACCGCCATCACGCACTCGATCCTCATGCGGGCCAATACGCGCACGGTGCGCCACATCAGAGCGGTACACGACCTGACAAAGAAAACCATACGCCTGCGTTCGACGCGGGCAGAGCAACCACTGTGAACGAAACAGAACAGCCGCAAACACAACCGCAACCTCCACCGCAACAATCAACCGAAGGCCAGGTCCGGGGCGTCCTTGAAGTGGGCGAGAAGGGGTTCGGATTCCTCCGCAACCCCGCGCGCAACTTCCAGATCAGCCCGAACGACATTTATGTGTCGCCGGACGTTATTCGCAAGTTCAAATTGCGACCGGGTCTCGAAATCGACGGGCGGGCCGTGCCGCCCAAGAAAGGCAGCCCGCAACTGGCCGAGATTTTCAAGATCAACGGCCAGCCACCCGAAAAGTGGGCGAGCCTCAAGAAGTTTGACGAGCTGACGAGCGTCAACCCGAATGAGCGGTTCAATTTGGAGACTGTTGGGGACCGTTATACGACGCGCGTTTTCGATCTGATCGCGCCCCTCGGTAAAGGCACACGCGGCTTGATTGTGGCGGCGCCGCGTACCGGCAAGACGACGCTCCTGCACCATATCGCTGACGCGGTGATCACCAACCATCCCGAGGTTCACACGATGGTGCTGTTGGTTGACGAGCGTCCGGAAGAAACGACCGATTTCCGTCGCTCGGTCAAAGGCGGCGAGGTCATCGCTTCGACCAACGACCAGACCATTGAAGAGCACGTTCGCACTGCCAAGATGGCGATTGAACGGGCCAAACGGCTGGTCGAATTCGGACGGGACGTCTTCATTGTGCTCGACTCGATCACACGCCTCGCGCGCGCGTTTAACAATTATATCGGTTCGACCGGCCGCACGATGACCGGCGGTCTCGATGCTCGCGCGATGGAGCAGCCGCGCCGTATTTTCGCCTCGGCCCGCAAAGCAGAGGAGGGTGGTTCACTCACGATCATCGCCACTGCGTTGATTGAAACCGGCTCGCGGATGGACGAGCTGATTTTCCAGGAATTCAAGGGCACGGGCAATTCAGAGTTGGTGCTCGACCGCAAAATCGCCGAGCAGCGATACTGGCCCGCAGTGGACATCAACGCTTCCGGTACGCGTCGCGAGGAACTGCTGCTGGCGCCGAAGGATCTCGAGGCGATCACACGACTGCGTCGCGCGTTGAGTGGCGCGCCGCCCGTCGAAGCCCTGCAGAAGCTCCTTACGGGTCTTGCCAAATTCAAGACGAACAAGGAATTTCTCAAGGCGATGGCACAGTAGTTCGCCGTGGGTCGCGTCCGAGATTACAACGAGATCGTGCAACGACTGCGGGCTTTGCCGCGTCGCGAATGGCGCGTCCAAAAAGCCGGGGAGATTTCGGGATACCCCTTCTTCTGTTTGCGGCGCAGTATTTCCAAAGACGCCCCGACGGTTCTCGTCACTGCTGGAATCCATGGCGAGGAACCCGGCGGTGTCGCAGGCGCTCTGCGCTGGCTGGAGAGCGGCGAATGGGCGAAGTGGAATCGGAACTGGTTCGTCCTGCCGTGCATCAATCCCTACGGTTGGGAGCGCAACCAACGTCGCAACGCGCAGCGCCAGGATATCAACCGCCAATTTCGTGGCGACACCGACTGCCTCGAAGCGGAACTGATCAAAAGGTTGGTAAAAGGCCGGCGTTTCGTGTTCTCGCTCGATTTGCATGAAGATGTGGATGCGTCGGGATACTATCTTTACGAACTGCGCGAAGGGCCGCCTTTTATCGGTGAACGCATTGTGCAGGCGGTCAGCCGGGTGATTCCCATCGATCGTCACAAGATGATCGATGGCAACCAGGCAACCGGCTTAGGCCTGATTCGTCGGGCCTCGAACGTCGGAACGCTGAAGCGCCGGCGCCGTTGGCCGATGGCATATCATCTGTTCCTGAATTCCACCGACCATATCCTCGGCAGTGAAACGCCCGTACATTTTCCGCTGAAGCAGCGCGCCGCGGCCCATCGGATAGCGCTTCGATCCGCGCTGAGTGCGCTGGCAGGAAGGTCTCGATGACGTGGCATTTTCCTTGTTCGGGTCTCCGTCAACATGTTACCGTTTCCATCATGCGTCGATCCATGCTTGCGTTGTTGGTTGCGCTGATCGTGCCATGGAGTGCTCATGCCCAGATCTCGGTGCAACTCACCATGGAACGCGATACGCTGATACTCTTCGAAGCGGTACCCGTGGTGGTCAACGTCCGTAATTTCTCCGGCCGCACGATCGAACTGGCAGACGACAACCAGACCTCCTGGCTCAGTTTCCTGATCAGTGACGAGGCCAGCGCGACGATTTCGCCGGTTGGTAAACAACTGGC
This genomic interval carries:
- the rho gene encoding transcription termination factor Rho, translated to MNETEQPQTQPQPPPQQSTEGQVRGVLEVGEKGFGFLRNPARNFQISPNDIYVSPDVIRKFKLRPGLEIDGRAVPPKKGSPQLAEIFKINGQPPEKWASLKKFDELTSVNPNERFNLETVGDRYTTRVFDLIAPLGKGTRGLIVAAPRTGKTTLLHHIADAVITNHPEVHTMVLLVDERPEETTDFRRSVKGGEVIASTNDQTIEEHVRTAKMAIERAKRLVEFGRDVFIVLDSITRLARAFNNYIGSTGRTMTGGLDARAMEQPRRIFASARKAEEGGSLTIIATALIETGSRMDELIFQEFKGTGNSELVLDRKIAEQRYWPAVDINASGTRREELLLAPKDLEAITRLRRALSGAPPVEALQKLLTGLAKFKTNKEFLKAMAQ
- a CDS encoding M14 family metallocarboxypeptidase; amino-acid sequence: MGRVRDYNEIVQRLRALPRREWRVQKAGEISGYPFFCLRRSISKDAPTVLVTAGIHGEEPGGVAGALRWLESGEWAKWNRNWFVLPCINPYGWERNQRRNAQRQDINRQFRGDTDCLEAELIKRLVKGRRFVFSLDLHEDVDASGYYLYELREGPPFIGERIVQAVSRVIPIDRHKMIDGNQATGLGLIRRASNVGTLKRRRRWPMAYHLFLNSTDHILGSETPVHFPLKQRAAAHRIALRSALSALAGRSR